From Drosophila nasuta strain 15112-1781.00 chromosome X, ASM2355853v1, whole genome shotgun sequence, one genomic window encodes:
- the LOC132797399 gene encoding nuclear pore complex protein Nup153 isoform X3, which produces MSTYEDGQQQLQHEQQQQQTPPQSPEQQQQTPIKLTNEAASSNNNSIMGKVKLRVSSIFPTSLGKWFSPTTDGNAAAASRLDQSPTSQQQQQQQQNGGSTLTGKRKRSRRRIELDADDAPDIIDDAQDLNEEEVQLADNIAEHDLAAEDEQTRRCEYNVNNMLRSGNKGGAHKIWTRPYDDDDDDEDLDDEDDDEQQQQQQQQQLDHDDQHNYQQHPQQQLLSNRSSTQQPAAKRKRLEQSEVTFSPQFSAQRRRPPLHASTPAVSDAMLRHASTNRQQQQQHQPQQQQRQREPAFNFLAAAAGPSNEAAVATSGDLPMSSRRSLNIPPMTERRETLLPSYKRLSLLGQQQQQQHRGPNWRTCSPISEVDSQQQQPQTTTRQETNINNNNNVINAKRGGGVAADSHSECESNESQAGLRTHNNNINNSSNNNINNNSNLLFYGNLQSRKSVFNSNAGTPPHHNSTLSLNSLNNRRRFNASIYGSTSALSDSRLLSSSCSSTMVGSPFYKGPTAFGGSAANNRYFSQGNLAIINSGGSSPAPSNSDSISSSARCISSLNYSMNPVEMRPNITNSNNNNNNNNNNTGVGGIPSDVASGLSLTAQRILNLLENHTTPLMDAKKMGSTLREHQQQRNRHASNKPYSYPMAYKLHNNNNNNITNNNITADQDVTRNSSKLLVPTMMQLLERRRMQRVPAPSVRQQQQQSQSQQQQQQSSQQQQQSTQKTTRLLPTTNSSNNNNNNNAANNSNAAKTHTNKMRTRLLQQSRKDTRIQDEELPPPAIDLPEIRFPSMASEPKFDLTFAPPPKPTPTAVAAQPSTATAVVTSAAAAATVAVTNSNNSKRQYEFDAPLELQCSEEGSNNGDDAPVPIKRAKPNFRFTPPATLEQQQQLQVQSQAKPQQQLNGDRSLKTSGSVLDVLLPKKPAATAAATTTEATATTSALNVNLTGFAGFGDQFKKSASEWECDACMVRNKQELSKCIACDTAKPKAKPPTAAAPIATNISMPASGSASTGFSGFADRFKQPAGNWECDACMVSNKSDVSKCVACETPRKTSAAATAAPPATSNVFQTTSGIGFGDAFKPKANTWSCDTCMVSNPSSATKCLACETPNPKASSNSSNNNSSSSNAFQTSSSGIGFGDAFKPKANTWSCDTCMVSNQSSASKCVACETPNPKSSASNNSSSSSNFKFGFASKPEATTTTAATPKPDAGFQQLIAAQKSSSWTCEVCTAQNDVGRNKCICCEQQKPGTSADDAAAAASLNSSNSGAAAAPKFMFGFANKPAAATAAATTVVAAPATAATASTISAPFKFGFAAAAGTGVADKPTTIATKSALTAPTTFNTSAAAAPAATGFKFGAETTPSKTVSFKLSESQATTATTTPATTTLATAAATKPAAEAADLTAPVSSKAPATSSIGLGLFAPVAAAPAATPATKPATFAFGAPVAASATTTTATTTPAATSTGNKLFSFGSFTATPAVSSSNNSSSSSTSNTTTTATNSSSSNSLKPAAPIFSFGQPQPTTTTTTIPAATPATATPAPAATTLFGQPAPTVAAAAAVAPAAFVFGSQSAAPAPAATTTPATTTSSGTFFFGSPAATTTKTTAAATPSASNNIFNSSSSSNTAAATPGVFNFGSSSGSNTTSFGASSTFGGFGAKPAAATVATATTTSSNNNNSSSFNWSAPTTAAVNQFSSGGFGSNTATTTSTANAVTPSPFSLAASTASSGGGGGGGGGSLSAVFGNVSNPFGAASSAAAASPLTNIFSNSSNNNNNQQSTAAAVTTVTATTHDKPAFNFGAATAAATPAGGVFNFGAAPTNPAPGGVAKPAFNFTASGTTPQPAAFNFTGNATTTATSAIASTGGGNDSTPNAAPFQFNAGAAPAQTNIFAFNPPPNAGNNMQNPRRKIRAPMRRLPPR; this is translated from the exons ATGTCCACATATGAGGATGgccaacagcaattgcaacatgaacagcaacaacaacaaacgccGCCACAATCGccggagcaacaacaacagacgcCAATAAAACTCACAAATGAGGCGGcgtccagcaacaacaac TCCATTATGGGCAAGGTGAAGCTACGCGTCTCCTCGATATTTCCCACTTCATTGGGCAAATGGTTTTCACCCACAACCGATGGCAACGCTGCTGCCGCCTCTCGACTGGATCAATCGCCAACatcgcaacagcagcaacaacaacaacagaatgGCGGCAGCACATTGACTGGGAAACGTAAACGCAGCCGGCGTCGCATCGAATTGGATGCGGATGATGCGCCCGATATTATCGATGATGCACAGGATTTGAATGAGGAGGAAGTCCAGCTTGCGGATAATATTGCCGAACACGATTTGGCCGCCGAAGATGAGCAGACGCGTCGCTGTGAATACAATGTGAATAACATGTTGCGTAGCGGGAATAAAGGAGGTGCCCATAAGATTTGGACGCGTCCctacgatgatgatgacgacgatgaggaCCTCGACGACGAGGATgacgatgagcagcagcaacagcagcagcagcagcagctggaccACGATGATCAGCACAACTATCAGCAAcatccacagcagcagctgctatCGAATCGTTCGTCAACGCAACAGCCGGCGGCAAAACGCAAGCGTCTCGAG CAATCGGAAGTGACGTTTAGTCCTCAGTTTAGCGCCCAACGGCGTCGTCCACCGCTTCACGCCTCCACGCCCGCTGTCAGCGATGCAATGCTGCGTCATGCGTCCACAAAtcgtcaacagcagcagcagcatcaaccacagcaacagcaacgtcagCGTGAGCCCGCCTTTAATTTCTTAGCCGCCGCCGCCGGACCGAGCAACGAGGCAGCTGTCGCCACCAGCGGAGATCTGCCGATGAG CTCGAGACGTTCGTTGAACATACCGCCAATGACTGAACGCCGCGAAACTTTGCTGCCCAGCTACAAGCGTTTGTCGCTGCtgggacaacaacagcaacaacaacatcgtgGTCCTAACTGGCGCACTTGTTCGCCCATCAGCGAGGTGGActcgcaacagcaacaacctcAGACAACAACACGTCAAGAGaccaacatcaacaataataataatgttatcAATGCCAagcgaggaggaggagttgCAGCTGATTCGCATTCCGAATGCGAGAGCAATGAAAGTCAAGCTGGTCTACgcacgcacaacaacaacatcaacaacagcagcaacaacaacattaacaacaacagcaatctaCTATTCTATGGCAATCTGCAGAGCCGTAAATCGGTGTTCAATTCAAATGCCGGCACACCGCCGCATCACAACTCGACATTATCGTTGAATTCGTTAAACAATCGTCGACGTTTCAATGCCTCCATCTATGGCAGCACCTCAGCGTTGAGCGACAGCCGTTTGTTGAGCAGCAGTTGCTCGTCGACAATGGTCGGATCGCCGTTCTACAAGGGGCCAACGGCGTTTGGCGGGAGTGCGGCAAACAATCGTTACTTTAGTCAGGGCAATTTGGCCATCATCAATTCGGGCGGAAGTTCGCCGGCGCCATCgaacagcgacagcatcagcagcagtgcCCGTTGCATTAGTAGCCTCAATTACAGCATGAATCCGGTCGAGATGCGACCCAACATTAcgaatagcaacaacaacaacaacaacaataataataatactggAGTTGGTGGCATTCCGTCAGATGTGGCCAGCGGATTGTCGTTGACAGCGCAGCGGATATTGAATCTGCTGGAGAATCACACGACACCGCTGATGGATGCCAAGAAGATGGGCAGCACATTGCGtgagcatcagcagcagcgcaaTCGACATGCGTCGAACAAACCGTATTCCTATCCCATGGCCTATAagctgcacaacaacaacaacaacaatattaccaataataatattactgCCGACCAGGATGTGACGCGTAATAGTTCCAAGCTGTTGGTGCCAACGATGATGCAACTCCTCGAGCGTCGACGCATGCAACGTGTGCCAGCGCCCAGCGTgcgtcagcaacagcagcaatcacagtcgcagcagcagcagcagcaatcatcgcaacagcaacagcaatcaacGCAAAAAACTACACGCTTGTTGCccacaacaaacagcagcaacaacaacaacaacaacaatgcggcCAACAACTCGAATGCTGCCAAGACGCATACGAACAAGATGCGCACACGTTTGCTGCAGCAATCGCGCAAGGATACACGCATCCAGGACGAAGAGTTGCCACCGCCAGCCATCGATTTGCCCGAGATACGTTTCCCCAGCATGGCCAGCGAGCCCAAATTCGATTTGACATTCGCACCGCCACCAAAACCAACTCCAACAGCAGTCGCTGCACAaccatcaacagcaacagcagtcgtcacatcagcagcagcagcagcaacagttgctgtcacaaacagtaacaacagcaagcgACAGTATGAGTTTGATGCGCCTTTGGAATTGCAGTGCAGCGAAGAAGGCTCCAACAATGGCGATGATGCTCCCGTTCCCATCAAGCGTGCCAAGCCAAATTTCCGCTTTACGCCGCCAGCAACAttggagcaacagcaacagttgcaggtGCAATCACAAGCGAagccacagcagcaattgAATGGCGATCGCAGCCTGAAGACCAGCGGCAGTGTGCTCGATGTGTTGCTGCCCAAgaaaccagcagcaacagcagcagcaacaacaacagaagcaacagcaacaacatctgcATTGAATGTAAATTTAACCGGCTTCGCTGGCTTTGGCGATCAGTTCAAAAAGTCGGCCAGCGAATGGGAATGCGATGCGTGCATGGTGCGCAACAAGCAGGAGCTAAGCAAGTGCATTGCCTGCGACACAGCCAAACCGAAAGCCAAGccaccaacagcagctgccCCAATTGCAACGAATATTTCAATGCCAGCTTCAGGTTCAGCTTCAACGGGTTTTAGCGGCTTTGCGGATCGTTTCAAGCAGCCGGCGGGCAATTGGGAATGTGATGCTTGCATGGTGTCCAACAAATCGGATGTTAGTAAATGCGTTGCCTGCGAAACGCCACGCaaaacatcagcagcagcaacagcagctcctccagcaaccagcaacgtATTTCAAACAACCAGCGGAATTGGCTTTGGCGATGCTTTCAAGCCCAAAGCGAACACGTGGAGTTGCGACACTTGCATGGTGAGCAATCCAAGCAGCGCCACAAAATGTTTAGCCTGCGAGACGCCCAACCCAAaggccagcagcaacagcagcaacaacaacagcagcagcagcaatgctTTTCAAACTTCCAGCAGCGGAATTGGCTTTGGCGATGCCTTCAAACCAAAGGCAAACACGTGGAGTTGTGACACTTGCATGGTCAGCAATCAAAGCAGCGCCAGCAAATGCGTCGCCTGCGAAACGCCAAATCCCAAATCGagtgccagcaacaacagcagcagcagcagcaactttaaGTTTGGCTTTGCCAGCAAaccagaagcaacaacaacaacagcagcaacacctaAGCCCGATGCTGGTTTCCAGCAACTGATTGCAGCACAAAAGTCGAGCAGCTGGACATGCGAAGTGTGCACCGCTCAGAACGATGTGGGACGCAACAAATGCATTTGCTGTGAGCAACAGAAGCCCGGCACAAGTGCTGACgatgctgctgcggctgcctcactcaacagcagcaacagcggtgCTGCAGCTGCGCCCAAATTTATGTTTGGATTCGCCAAtaagccagcagcagcaacagcagcagcaaccaccgTGGTTGCAgctccagcaacagcagcaacagcttcgACAATAAGCGCCCCATTCAAGTTTGGCTTTGCTGCCGCAGCAGGCACCGGTGTTGCCGATAAGCCAACAACCATTGCAACGAAATCCGCTTTAACGGCACCGACAACATTCAACacctcagcagcagctgcgccaGCAGCAACTGGCTTCAAGTTTGGCGCCGAAACAACGCCAAGCAAAACAGTGAGCTTCAAATTGAGCGAATcccaagcaacaacagcaaccacgacaccagcaacaacaacactagcaacagcagcagcaacaaaaccaGCAGCCGAGGCAGCGGACCTGACTGCGCCGGTTAGCAGCAAGGCACCGGCGACATCCAGCATCGGCTTGGGACTCTTTGCAccagttgcagctgctccagcagcaacaccagcaacgaaaccagcaacatttgcatttggcgCACCAGTAGCTGcatctgcaacaacaacaacagcaaccacaacgcCTGCTGCTACTTCAACTGGCAACAAACTGTTTAGCTTTGGCTCCTTTACAGCCACTCCAGCCGtgtccagcagcaacaacagcagcagcagctccacgAGCAACACAACCACTACcgccaccaacagcagcagcagcaacagcttgaAGCCCGCTGCACCCATATTCAGTTTCGGCCAACCACaaccaacaacgacaacaacaaccatcccagcagcaacaccagctACAGCAACTCCTGCACCAGCTGCAACAACATTATTTGGCCAGCCAGCGCCAacagttgccgctgctgcagcagttgcgCCAGCAGCATTTGTCTTTGGCAGTCAATCAGCTGCgccagcaccagcagcaacaacgacgccAGCAACCACAACTAGCAGCGGCACTTTCTTCTTTGGCtctccagcagcaacaacaacaaaaacaacagcagcagcaacaccaagtgccagcaacaacatattcaacagcagcagcagcagcaacacagctGCAGCCACACCAGGAGTGTTTAactttggcagcagcagcggcagcaacacaACATCGTTTGGCGCCAGCAGCACATTTGGTGGCTTTGGTGCCAAacctgcagcagcaacagttgcaacagcaaccacaactagcagcaacaacaacaacagcagcagcttcaactggtcagcaccaacaacagctgctgtcAATCAATTCTCAAGCGGCGGCTTTGGCAGCAacacggcaacaacaacaagcacagcAAATGCTGTAACACCATCGCCATTTAGTTtggcagcatcaacagcatcgAGCGGTGGCGGGggcggaggcggaggtggCTCGTTGTCAGCGGTGTTTGGCAATGTGAGCAATCCATTTGGAGCTGCCTCCTCAGCAGCTGCCGCATCGCCACTCACCAACATCtttagcaacagcagcaacaacaacaacaatcagcagAGCACTGCAGCAGCCGTCACCACAGTGACAGCAACCACACATGATAAGCCTGCATTCAATTTTGGCGCCgccacagcggcagcaacg CCGGCAGGGGGCGTTTTCAATTTCGGTGCTGCGCCAACAAATCCAGCGCCAGGTGGCGTTGCGAAGCCAGCGTTTAATTTCACAGCAAGCGGCACAACGCCACAGCCGGCAGCATTTAATTTCACGggaaatgcaacaacaacggcgacgTCGGCAATTGCCTCCACAGGCGGCGGCAACGAT TCAACGCCAAACGCCGCTCCGTTCCAATTTAATGCCGGCGCAGCGCCTGCGCAAACCAATATATTCGC CTTCAATCCGCCACCAAATGCTGGCAACAATATGCAGAATCCACGCCGCAAAATACGCGCCCCAATGCGTCGTCTGCCGCCGCGGTAG